The window TAAATTATCAGTCATTACTTAGGGCCATATCGGCCAGAGGAAGAGGAAAGCAATGCCACATCTCGCAGAGCTGGTTGCCAATGCCAAGGCAGCCGTAGAAGATGCCCAGGATGTTGCCGCGTTGGATTTGGTACGCGTCGAATATTTAGGCAAGAAAGGCCATTTCACCCTGCAGATGCAGTCTCTGCGCGACGTGCCGGCGGAAGACCGCCCGGCGGCGGGGGCCGTGATCAACCAGGCGAAGCAGGCGGTGCAGGACGCGCTGAACGCGCGTAAAAACACTCTGGAAACTGCGGCGCTCAACGAGCGTCTGGCTGCCGAGACCATCGACGTTTCCCTGCCGGGCCGCCGTATGGAAAACGGCGGACTGCATCCGGTAACCCGTACCATCGATCGCATCGAAACCTTCTTCGGCGAGCTGGGCTTCTCCGTGGCGACCGGCCCGGAAATCGAAGACGACTACCATAACTTCGACGCGCTGAATATCCCCGGGCACCACCCGGCGCGCGCCGACCACGATACCTTCTGGTTCGACGCCACGCGCCTGCTGCGCACCCAGACCTCTGGCGTGCAGATCCGCACCATGAAGAACCAGCAGCCGCCAATCCGCATCATTGCGCCGGGCCGCGTCTATCGCAACGACTACGATCAGACGCACACCCCGATGTTCCATCAGATGGAAGGCCTGATCGTTGATAAAGACATCAGCTTCACCAACCTGAAGGGCACGCTGCACGATTTCCTGAACAACTTCTTTGAAGAGGATTTGCAGGTTCGTTTCCGTCCGTCTTACTTCCCGTTCACCGAACCTTCGGCAGAAGTCGACGTGATGGGCAAAAACGGCAAATGGCTTGAAGTTCTGGGCTGCGGCATGGTTCACCCGAACGTTCTGCGCAACGTCGGCATTGACCCGGAAATCTACTCCGGCTTCGCTTTCGGCATGGGCATGGAGCGCTTGACGATGCTGCGTTACGGCGTCACTGACCTGCGTGCGTTCTTCGAAAACGATCTGCGTTTCCTCAAACAGTTTAAGTAAGGCGGGAATATCACATGAAATTCAGTGAACTCTGGTTGCGCGAGTGGGTAAACCCGGCCATCAGCAGCGAAGCATTATCCGATCAAATCACCATGGCCGGCCTGGAAGTGGACGGCGTGGAGCCGGTCGCCGGCGCCTTTAACGGCGTGGTGGTGGGCGAAGTGGTCGAGTGCGGCCAGCACCCGAACGCCGACAAGCTGCGCGTGACCAAGGTCAACGTCGGCGGCGATCGCCTGCTGGACATCGTCTGCGGCGCGCCTAACTGCCGCACCGGCCTGAAGGTGGCGGTGGCGACCGTGGGCGCCGTACTGCCTGGCGACTTCAAGATCAAAGCGGCCAAGCTGCGTGGCGAACCTTCTGAAGGCATGCTGTGTTCGTTCTCCGAGCTGGGTATTTCCGACGATCACGACGGTATCATCGAGCTGCCGCTGGATGCGCCGATCGGTACCGATATCCGCGACTATCTGCAGTTGAACGACAACACCATCGAAATCAGCGTGACGCCAAACCGCGCCGATTGCCTGGGCATTCTCGGCGTAGCGCGCGACGTGGGCGTACTGAACCAGGTAGCGCTGACCGAGCCGGACATGAGCCCGGTAGCCGCCACCATCGACGCCACTTTGCCAATCCGCGTCGATGCGCCGCAGGCGTGCCCGCGTTACCTTGGCCGCGTAGTGAAAGGCATCAACGTCAAAGCCGCCAGCCCGCTGTGGATGCGCGAGAAGCTGCGCCGCTGCGGCATCCGCTCCATTGATGCGGTGGTTGACGT is drawn from Serratia entomophila and contains these coding sequences:
- the pheS gene encoding phenylalanine--tRNA ligase subunit alpha, producing MPHLAELVANAKAAVEDAQDVAALDLVRVEYLGKKGHFTLQMQSLRDVPAEDRPAAGAVINQAKQAVQDALNARKNTLETAALNERLAAETIDVSLPGRRMENGGLHPVTRTIDRIETFFGELGFSVATGPEIEDDYHNFDALNIPGHHPARADHDTFWFDATRLLRTQTSGVQIRTMKNQQPPIRIIAPGRVYRNDYDQTHTPMFHQMEGLIVDKDISFTNLKGTLHDFLNNFFEEDLQVRFRPSYFPFTEPSAEVDVMGKNGKWLEVLGCGMVHPNVLRNVGIDPEIYSGFAFGMGMERLTMLRYGVTDLRAFFENDLRFLKQFK